The genomic stretch CGCGCAGCCCGACCTGCTCGGGCGTTCGGAGTTCCGCTAATCCCAAGCGCGCGATCGTGCGATTCTCTCCCACAAGCGGCGCGACGTCGGCGATCGTGCCGATGGCCGCCAGCGGCAGCAAGTGCACCAACTGCGCGCTCCGGTTGCTTCGCGCAAGGAGCGCCTGCGCGAGTTTCAACGCCACTCCTACGCCCGCCAAGTTCTTCTCAGGATAAGCGCAATCGGGACGTTTCGGATTCAACACGGCTACCGCGCGCGGCAGTTCCGCTTCGGGGAGATGGTGATCGGTCACAATGGTCTCCATGCCAAGAGCCTTCGCCCGCTCGACGACCTCATGGGCGCGAATCCCACAATCCACGCTGATGAGCAAGCGTCCGCCGCGAGCGGCGAGCGCCTCAATGGCTTCGGCATGCATCCCGTATCCTTCGCGCAATCGTTCGGGGACGTAGGAGAAGACGCGAGCGCCCAGCCAGGTGAGCGCCTTTTGAAGGAGGACCACACTCGTCACGCCGTCCACATCGTAATCGCCGTAGATGACGATGGGTTCCTCGCGCGCGAGAGCGCGCCAAATGCGCTCGACCGCCTCGTTCATGCCCGCCATGCAGTAGGGATCGTGTAGATCGTCAAGCCGTGGCCTGAGAAAACGTTCAGCAGCTTCTGGCGTCGTCACCCCGCGCGCGCTCAGAAGTCGAGCGATGGCGCGAGGAAGTCCAAGTTCCCGACTGAGCGTCGCCGCCACACCCTCCTCGTACGCGCGCCATACCCATCGGCAATTCATGCGACCGCCTCCCACACTGCTTGATCTCCCCCACCCTCATTCGGGGCCATTGTACCGCATTCCTCACCTGCGGAAGAAGGCGCGTGCTCGGCGTTCATCGGCTGGCGCGCGTGCGAGCCGGCGCATAGGGGTGATTCAAGTAGTGGCGGGCTAGGTCTTGAGCGCCGTTGTAATCGTCCTTGGTCTCCAGCGCCTTTTGGTATTCGGCGACGGCGCGCTCCCGTTCTCCGAGGGCATCATAGCAGTTCCCGCGGTAGATGTGGCTCCAGACGACGATCCAGGGCGGACGCTTATCTCCATTGAGGGCATCGGTGAACGCGTCGAGCGCCCGTTGGAAATTCCGCTGCTCGAAGTACAGCAACCCCAGGTTGTAATGCGCCCATGAACTGAGCGCGTCCAGCTCCAAGGCCGCTCGGAATTGTTGCTCCGCTTCCGGATATTCGCGATTCTTGAGGTGCTCGATCCCTCGCCGGACGACAACGGCGATGCGAACCGCATCCGTGAGGTGGAGGATCTGAAAATCCGGATCCACGACGATCTCGCGCGGGAGCGTCTCGGAGGGGATCTCGAAACTCGCCTCCGTTCCTTTCATGGGAATCGTGATCCGCTCGGTGCGATCCCCCTCGGCGCGCAAGAGCAGATCCACGGGCATGTCGAACAGCTCGAGCGTTTGCTTGACGGTCCCGCGCGCCTTAAAGCGCCCATCGCGCGTGCGCAAGATCGTGTACTCGACGCGGAATTCCGGCACGCCCGTCGAATCCACCCAGAGGCCGAAGAAGCTGCGCAGGCTGCGTCCGGCGACTCGGCCCGCCAGTTCCTCGAAATCGGCGATGCTCGCGTTCTTACCGGCATAGGTCTGATAGAAGGTCTTCAGCAGGGCGAAGAACTTCTCATCGCCGAGCACCGCACGGAGCATGCGGAACACAAAGGCGCCTTTGTCATACACAATGGCTCGATAGCTCGGCGAGAGATCATACAGCTCGCGCGGAGCGCGCGCGATCGAGGTCGCCGATTCGAAGGCCAAGGCGCGCTCGAGGACTTCGCGAACCGCTTGCTCGTACTCGGCGCGCGATCCTGCGAATTCGCGAAATAGGAGGGCGCTGTATTGCGCGAGCCCTTGCGAGATCCAAGCGTCGTCGAAGTTCCTCACAGCGACAGCTTGTCCCCACCATTGAAAGGCGACCTCGCGCGCCAGGCGTCCCACGTCGAGGGTGCGATCGCCAGTCAGCACGCGCGGCGCCAGGAAGAGCGTCCCCGGGCCGACGTAATACTCCAGGGACTCGTCATCAATCTCGACCACGCGCAGGCGGTCGCCGAAGGCATACGGACCGAACCGAGATTGATAGACCTCGAGCATGCGCCCGATGGGATCGGCCAGGGATTCCATGCGTCCTTCGTCGCCGGGCTTCATGAACAGTTCGATGGTGAAGCCTCCGGGAGTGCGCACTTCTTTGGTGATGTACTTCGAGAAGGCGAACGAACCTGCCAGCACCGGTTGCGCCGAGACAAGCGTATACGCAACCCGAGGCGTTCGCGGCGAAGGCGCTTCCGCCGGTTCAGCCGGACGTCGCGCTCCCCGTGGGGGAGCGGGCGTCGGCCGTTCCACCACCGGTTGCGCTTGAAGTGGCCGCTCGCTGTAGCCGGCCAGGATCATCCCTTGCGGCACTCGCACCGTGATCTCATAGCTCGCGCGATCAGCCGCATATTCGTGGAAGGGAAGCCAGCGCGCGGCGTAGAAGAGATAGCCGCCTTCCGGACCAATATATGCCAATCGCCGATCAGGGATCGGTCCTCCTTCCGGCCCGCGGAGCGCCCCCGCGTATTCGAAAAGGAGCGTGAGCTGCGTCCCAGCTTCGACCGTCTTTCCCAAGTCAACACGCACGTTGAGTTGATCGAACCGATCTTGGAGGAACGTGAGCGTTTCGTTCGTCTCGACATTCTGCACGCGCGAGACAATAAGGGAACCGTTCAACTCCAACACGACCGAACGGGTGGCCGCCCCCACGCGCAGCGTGATGAGTGAGCGAGCCGTGAGCGAGGACTCGGTCGGATTCACATCCGCTTCAACCTTGTAATGCACCACGTCTAGCGCGGGAAGAGGCTGAGGTGAGCCCGTGGGTGCCACTGGGGAATCTTGGCCAAACGCCAGCCGCACCTCGGCGAAGCCGAGAAAGACGAGGAGCGCGATCCCAAGTTTCCGACGGACGCGCTGCCAGCTATTGGATTCGGGACGGAGACGTGCGTATGGATGTCCTCCAATCCGGCTTTTCGTCCACATCGCGCCTGATTGTACCATCTCTTCGCTCGCTGAAGCCATTGTGGAGAAGATGGCTCACTGCATCGTCAGACGGCCGAGTAACCCGCGCTCGCGCGCCAGATCGAACATGCGCACGAGCAGCCAGATGCCGAACGCCAGATAAAGGACGTTCAAGCCGAGCGCCCACCCGAAGTGGTCCCAGCGAAATGTCCCCGAGCGCAGGACCTCGCGCATGCCCTCGAAGACATACGTGCACGGGATTGCTCGCGCGATCGCCTGCAGACTCGGCGGGAGGACGCTGACCGGATAGAAGACGGCAGCGAAAGGTTGGATGAGGAAGGGAACAGCCCAGGCGAGCGCTTCCGCGGCTTGTCCGAACCGCAGAATGATGGCCGTTGTGATGATGCCCAGGGCCAATCCCAAGATCAGCAAGTTCGCCATGAACGGAATGAGGGCGAAGCCCATCTCGAAGAGATCGAAGCGATACAACGCCCACGCGAGAGCCGCCAGGGACACGAGCGTCACGCCGACGCGCACCAGCCCAAAGAGGAAGGTCGCCGCGATGTATTCGCTCAGCCGAACGGGCGCGCAGAAGATGTTGAGCAGATTCCGCACCCACACGTCTTCGAGGAACGAGAGCGTGATCCCTTGCTGCGCGCGATAGAGCACATCCCAGAGGATCATCGCCCCGATCAGAAACATGACCAAGCGCGGCACCGCTCCTTCCCCCACGCGCTGCAGAAAGAGGGTCACGTAGCCCCACAGCAACAGCTCCATCGTCGGCCAAAACCACACCTCCACCAATCGGATGACGCTTCGCCGATAGACGAAGACGTATCGGAGCACCAGAATGCCCACGCGCCGCAAGTTCATCGGTCTTCTTGCCCGACGAGGATCTCGCCGCTTCGCGCGATCCGGATGAAGACTTCTTCCAGCGTCCGCGTGCGGAAGTGCCGCAGAATCTCTCGCGGAGGCCCTTCGGCGATGATGCGTCCGCGGTGGAGGAAGAGGATACGGTCGCACACCTCCTCGATATCCCGCATGTTGTGCGACGTGTAGAGCATGGCGATCTGTCGTTCGCGCTGGATCTGGCGGAGCAAGCGTCGCACTTTATCGGCGATGTTGGGATCGAGACTGGCCGTCGGTTCGTCCAAAAGCAGGAGCTCCGGATCGTTGAGCAGTGCCTTGCAGAGGTTCACGCGCGTCATCTCGCCGCTGGAGAGACGTCCCGTGCGCGCATCCCGAAGATGGGCGATCTCCAGAAGGTCGAGCACCTCAGCGATGCGCTCCTCGGCACGCGGCACAGCGTAGAGTTGGGCGAAGAGCCACAAGTTCTCCCAGACCGTGAGATTCGGCGGCAGGTTCACACCGACTGAGGAGAAGTTCATCCGGCGGAGGATTTCGATCCGATGGTGTTCGAGGTCCTGGCCGAAGATCTCGATGCGACCCGAGGTGGGGCGGATGAGACCGAGGATGAGTTGCAACGTCGTCGTCTTTCCCGCGCCATTGGCTCCCAATAGCCCGACGATCTCTCCACGCGAGATCGCGAAGCTCACGTGATCCACTGCGACGATTCCATCGAACTCCTTCGTCAGCTCGTGCACGCGCAAGACGACAGCGTCCGATTGGCGCATAACGCGCCAAAGATACCAGCGGAGCATTTCGTGGGGCAAGAGAACCGCATTCTGCGTCTTCGACGCGAGGACCTCTGGCGGATCGGTTGCTGCCCCGTCGCAAGGGGAGTATAATCTGGCTCGCCGGAGCGAAAGCGATGGAGCGCTCGAGTCGCACGAAGGAGCTTCTGGATCGCGTCGAGCGAATGGTGGAAGAGGATCCGCAAGTGCTCGTCCCCGTGCGCAAGCTCTGGATGCGCCTTCAACAGGAGTGTCCATGGATGGCTCCGCCCACGTTCGCCGAGTTCCTCGCGCTGTTGCGCGAAGACGAACGGTTCGAATATTGGTCGCTCGGGGAGCGCTCGGAAGAGGAGTTTCCAACCCGAAGGGGACCGTGGTCCGCGCGCGAGGCCGCGGCATACGAATGCGGGCCGCGCGTCAAACTGCGGCGCATCCCGGTGACGGAAGCGCTCCTCATTCAAATCCTCCGCCATCACATCCAGGGATTGCTCGAGATCCTGCAGGGATCCGCCAAGGCGTTCACTCCACGGTCACCGATTTCGCCAGATGGCGGGGCTGATCCACATCGCACCCCTTGAGGACGGCCGTGTGATAGGCGAGGAGTTGAAGGGGAACGGTAGCGAGGATGGGGAGGAGCCAGTAGCTCGTGGTCGGAATCTCCAGCAAATCGTCGGCGACCTGGCGAACTTCCACATCGCCCTCAGTGACGATCCCGAGGACGCGTCCCTCGCGCGCCTTCGCCTCGATGATATTGGCCAGCGTCTTCTCGTAGAGAAGCTGCGAGAGCGGCGATTCCGGATCGCGCGCGTTGATCACGACGATGGGGAGATGCGCTTCGATGAGAGCGTTCGGTCCATGTTTCAACTCCCCGGCCGGATACCCTTCGGCGTACAGATAGGCCAATTCTTTCAGCAGCAAGGCTCCTTCCAAGGCGATCGGATAAAAGAGGCCGCGTCCCAAGAAAAACGCCGCGGGCACGCGGGCGAATGATCGGGCGAGTTCCCGAATCGCATCGTCCTTGGCGAGCACGCGCTCGAGCTGCTCCGGGATCAGCCATGCCTCGCGGACCAGTCGCTCTCGATACTCGGTCGTGAGCGTTCCACGCTGCTCGGCCAAATAGATGGCCAACAGATACAACGCCATCAGCTCGGCGGTGAAGGCTTTCGTCGAAGCGACGCCGATCTCTGGCCCAGCTTGTAGGAAGATCGTGCCGTTGGCCTCGCGCGTGAGCGTCGCGCCGCGCACGTTGCAGATGGCGAGTACCGGAGCCCCTCGACGTCGTGCCTCCCGAACGGCAGCCAACGTATCGGCCGTCTCCCCAGACTGACTCAGGGCGACCACCAGCGTCCCCTCCTCGAGGATCGGATCGCGATACCGGAATTCGCTTGAATAGTCCACCTCCGTCGGCACGCGCGCCAGATGTTCGATCAGGAACTCTCCCGCCAAAGCTGCATGCCAACTCCCTCCACATCCGACGAGCCGAATGGTGCGAATCTGCCGGATCTGTTCCTCCGTCATCTCCAGCTCTTCGAAGTGGACGCTTCGTCCTTCCGGAGACGTGTGTGCTTTGAGCAATTCGCGGAGCGCTCGGGGCTGTTCGTAAATCTCCTTGAGCATGAAGTTCGGGAACCCCCCCTTCTCGACGAGGATGGGCTCCCATCCGATGCGCTCCAAGCGAGGCGTCACCGCATTCCCCTCCCAATCGCTGACGCGCACTCCCCGTCGCGTGAGGACAGCGATCTGCCCATCTTCCAGGAAGAAGACGTCTCGCGTGTAATAGAGGAGGGCCAGCACATCCGAGGCGACGAAGTACTCTTCGTGGCCAAGGCCGATCACCACCGGGGGTCCTTGTCGAACAGCGACGATCGTCTCCGGCACATCCGCCGAGATGATGGCCATAGCGAAGACTCCAGTCATCTCGCGCACGGCCGCGCGAACAGCTTTCTCCAAACTGACTTCGGGATCGAGCGCGCGCGTCGTCGGCTCCTGCAGGTATTTCTCGATCAGGTGGGCGATGACCTCCGTGTCCGTCTCCGTCCGAAACGTGTGTCCCTCTTCGGCGAGCTGATGCTTCAGAGCGAGGTAATTCTCCACGATGCCATTATGAACGACGGCCAAGCGCCCGGAGCAATCACAATGCGGATGCGCGTTCTCCGCCGTCGGTCGTCCGTGAGTGGCCCAGCGCGTGTGTCCGATCCCATAGGTGCCGTCGAGCGGCTGCAGACGGATCAGTTCTTCTAGCTGTCGCAGCTTACCCGCCGCGCGACGCACCTCCAAACGGCCTTCATCCACGACGGCTAATCCGGCGGAGTCATAGCCGCGATATTCCAACCGCCGCAAGCCGTGCAACAAGATGGGGATGATCTGCCGTGGTCCGACGTATCCGATGATCCCCGACATCGTTCAATCCGCAGGAAGGGAAGCCGATGGTTCGGGGGCGCTCTCCTCCTCTACCTTCTTCTTCTCCACGGCTGGGACTCCCACGACCAACGTGCGCTCGGGCACATCGCGAATGACCACTGCCCCCGCTCCCGTCATCGCCCCGCGCCCCACTCGCACAGGGGCCACGAGCATCGTATCGCTCCCCAACTTCACATCGTCTTCGATGATCGTCGGATGCTTCCGTTTCCCATCGTAATTGCAGGTGATCGTGCCCGCCCCAACGTTCACTCGCTCCCCCACGGTCGCATCCCCCAAGTATGCCAAATGCATCGCCTTGCTTCGTCGTCCGATGCGCGATTTCTTCACCTCGACGAAATTGCCGATGGCCACCTCATCGGCCAGTTCCACCTCGCCTCGCAAGTGGGCGAACGGCCCAATCCGCACGTCGTTGCCGATTCGGCTCCCTTGGATCACCGTGAAATTCCGAACGATGACGCGATCTCCGAGCTGCGAATCCACGATCCGTGTCCAAGCATGAACCTCGCAGGCTTCCCCGAGACGCGTCTCCCCCTCCAGGTGCACGTAGGGATGCAGGACGGTATCCGCTCCAATGACGACATCGGCATCAATCCATGTCGTGTTCGGATCGCGGATCGTCACCCCCTCGCGCATCCATCGCGCGCAGATCTCTCGTCGCAGCTCGGCTTCGAGTCGCGCCAAGTCCTCTCGCGTGTTGACGCCCAAGAGTTCCTCCGGATGCTCGCTCTCGATCGCTCGAACGCGATACCCGATGCTCGTGAGCACGCCCACGACGTCCGTCAGATAGTATTCCCCCTTTCGATTCTCCGGTCTCAATCGCCGCAGCGCTCCAAGGAGGGGTTTCGGATCGAAGCAGTAGAGTCCCGCATTGACCTCCTGAATCGCGCGCTCTTCAGGTCGCGCCTCCGTCTCCTCGACGATTCGCACGACCTCACCCTGAGCATCTCGCACGATTCGTCCGTATCCGGTCGGATCCTCCAGCCGCAACGTCATGAGCGTCGCCACGGCACGTCCCTCAAGGTGCGCCGCGACGAGCCGCGCGATCGTCTCCGATCGCACCCGCGGCATATCGCCGTAAAGGAGCACCAGCGGTTCCCGCCAGACCGGGGCCTCTTCCCATTTCTCCCATTGTTCAAGCGCCTCGCTCTCAGCGACGGCGGTGGGAGCGTGAGGCGGCCCTTCTTCAGCGCCCAGCGTTTCCAGCGCCATCAGGGCGGCATGCCCCGTCCCCAACGGCTCATGCTGAAGGGCGAACAAAAGGCGCGGGCTCGGCTCGCCGGCGTTTCGCGCGACTTCTCGCTCTACGATGCGCCGCACGTCCTCCGCCTGATGCCCAATGACGACGATCAAGCGGGATGGGTGAGCGCCCAGCGCCGCTCGTACCACGTGAGCGATGAGCGGACGCCCAGCCAGTTCGTGCAAGACCTTCGCCCGCCGAGACCGCATTCGCGTCCCTAATCCCGCCGCAAGGATCACCACATTCGGCCTCATATGCGCTCTCCTTAGGGGGCTAAGGTATCATACCCCTTTGCTCCGGGCAAACCCGTCTCTCGCCGTCATCCCAGATTCGGGAGCTATGTGCCCCTTCGGTTGAGAGCGTTCGGGACGGCGACATAGCGGGTAGTCGTGGAGAGGTGTCGGCGTGTACCCCTTTGGTTGGGGGCATTCAGGAGTTCCGACTATAGGTGGCTCGCCGCAAACAGCAGGCGGGCTCCAATCTCGCCTATCGCCCTCGATGTAGGCGCTGAACACGTAGTGTTCTGGGCGCTGCTTGCCCGGCTCAAGTGAGGCGCTCAACGAGTGCGCGCCAAGATCAAAAAGGCGTGGATGCGCAGATGAAGCGCTGGAATGGGCGCCCGTTGATCGGCGTGCCTTAGTCGAGCAGGGATCCAAGGGACCGCGAACGCGCCGGATTGTTCACAGTGGGGAGGGGAATGAATCTGGCGTTCAGGGATCTAGGGGACCACGAACGCGCGGTCCCCTTATCCCTTCTCGCAGAGCGCCTGCCACGGCGAGCGGCTGGGGACCCCGCCGGAGTCGAGATCAAACGGAAGGAGCGATGTCCGCCTTGCGCTCGCTCACCGCGAACGTGCTGCGGAACGTGCCGAGGAAGCGGACTTGGCGCTTGCGACGGCATCCTCGAATGCGCTTACGGCGAAGTCCACTTGTTCGGCGTCCACGACCAGCGGGGGGGAGAATCGAATAGCCGTCTCACCGCAGCCGAGCAGCACGAGCCCGCGTCGGAAGCATTCCTGGACGATGCGATCGCGCAGCTCAGGATCTGGAGCGAGCGTCCGCCGATCTCTCACGATCTCGACGCCGATCATCAGGCCGAGGCCGCGCACATCGGCGATGCAATCGGGATGCCGTTCGGCGACCTGTTCGAGTCCCCGTTTCAAGCGCTCCCCCATCACGCGTGCGTTCTCTATGAGTCCGTTCTCCAGCAACTCGAACGTCGCGAGCGCTGCCGCGATCGCCACCGGATTGCCACCGAAGGTCGAAGCATGGGCCCCCACGTGCCATTCCATCAAATCGGCGCGGGCGAGCGTGATCCCAAGGGGTAGCCCCGAAGCGATGGCCTTAGCGATCGCCATGATGTCGGGGACGAAATCGAAATGCTCGCACGCCCACATTCGGCCTGTGCGTCCCATCCCCGATTGCACTTCGTCGGCGATGATGAGGATGCCGTATTTCTCCCGCAAGTGGTTCAGGCCCTCGAAGAAGCTGCGCGGCGGGACGATATACCCTCCTTCTCCTTGAATCGGCTCGACGACGATGGCGGCGACTTCTTCCGGAGGGACGGCCGTCTTGAAGACGACTTCCTCGATGAAACGAATGCACGCTCGTCCCACATCCTCGCCATCGGTCTTGTAAGGATATCGGAGGGGATTCGGGTACGGCACATGCGTGACGTCGAGGAGTTGACGGCCGAATCCTCGCCGCTGTGTCGTCTTGCTGCAGGTCAGCGAGAGCGCGCCGAGCGTGCGGCCATGAAAGCCACCATAAAAGGCGATGAATTTATCGCGCCGCGTCGCGTAGCGAGCGACCTTCAACGCCCCTTCGATGGCCTCTGCCCCGGAATTCCCGAAATGAACGCGTTTGGGAAAATCGCCCGGTGTGACCTGCTGCAATTTCTCCGCGAGCTGCACCAGATGCGGGTAGTAGTAATCGGCCGAGGCGATGTGGATGAACTCCGCTGCCTGTCGCGCGATCGCCTCGACGATCTTTGGATGCGCATGTCCCGTATTGCAAACAGCGACACCCGCGTTGAAGTCGAGGAAGTAATTCCCGTCCACGTCCTCGACGATCGCTCCGAACCCTCGTCGCACGACGAGCGGATACGGCCGGGTGTAAGAGGGGGAGACATATCGCGCGTCTTTCTCGACGATCTCCCGAGCCCTCGGTCCTGGAAGCTCCGTTTTGATCTGTGGCAGTTTGATGTCCATACGCTCCTCCTTTTTGGGGAAAAGATGGCGCTTCGAGGGGTTAGTCGGAGAGGACGGAGGCCGGATCGGCCTCAGCCGGCGAACAGGTTCGTTCGCTGCATAGTCGGCGTGAACTTATGCGCGAACGCTTCCATAGCAGTTTATCATCTTACTCGATCACGCTGCGCTCTGGCAACGCGCGGGCGTGGCCAGCATCAACATGGGGACTCCGACAGGGCGAATGCGCCACAGACGCACGGCCTTCGGATGAGGCGCCGAGAGCACGTCATCTCTTGACATCCCCTCCAATGGAGATGGTATCGTAGCCCCCGACGGGAGGAACGCGCAATCCTCCCTCGAAGACGCACGAGGAGGGGAGCGATGCCGCTTCAAATACGAGCTTTTGGTTTCGCCGTGGGCCTTGTGTGGGGGATCATCATCTTCGCGATGACGCTCATCGTCGCCATCAGGGGCGCGGGAGGGGAGCATCTCGGCCGCTTAGGCCTTCTCTATCCGGGATATCGCGTGACGTATCTCGGAAGCGTGATCGGGTTCGTCTGGAGCGTGATCTATGGGTTCATTGCGGGGGCGCTTCTGGCGTGGGTGTATAATAAGCTGTCGGGAGCGCAACGACGGTGAAAGTGCCGCTCTACAAATTGGCGTACGCGCGTTCGGGGGACAAGGGGGATATGGCGAATATCGGGCTCATCGCCTACAAGCCCGAATACTATCCGCTCCTCGTCGAGCATGTCACGGCTGATCGCGTGAAGGAACATTTTCGCGGGATCTGTCACGGCCCAGTGGAGCGGTTTGAGCTGCCGAATCTCCATGCTCTCAATTTCCTGTTGCATGGCGCGCTCGGAGGCGGAGGAACGGTTTCGTTGCGGCTCGATGCGCAGGGGAAGACGTTGAGCACGGCGCTCCTGCGGATGGAGATCGAAGTGGAAGAGGAACAAGCGCGACGCTTGGGATTGCTGGATGCGGAGGGAGAGTGATGTCGGCGCCCGTGTCTTTCGAGCGCATTCTCTATGCGGTGGAGGGGGCCATCGCGCGCATCACGTTGAATCGGCCGGAGAAGCGCAACGCGCTGGATCCGCGGACATTGGAGGAGCTGCCGCGGGCCTTCGCGTGCGCGGAAGAAGACGCGGCCGTGAAAGTCATCGCGCTCGGAGCAGCGGGGACGGATTTCTGCGCGGGGCTCGATGTGACGACCTTGCAGCCGACGGCTGATCCGGCCGTGTTCGAGAAGATGCAGGACGCCGAGCGCTTGGTCCGACTCTTCCTCTTGATGCGGCGACTGCCGAAGCCGATCGTGGCGTTGGTGCGCGGGCGTGCGCTAGGAGGTGGCTGCGGGTTGGCGACGGCCTGTGACGTCGTCCTGGCGGCTGAGAGCGCGCAATTCGGATACCCCGAGGTCCGAATCGGGTTCGTCCCGGCCATCGTCAGCGTGCTCTTGCGGCGCTCGGTGGGGGAGAAGAAAGCGGCGGAGCTGATGCTGAGCGGGCGTCGGATCACGGCGGTCGAAGCGGAACGTCTCGGACTCGTCACGTCCGTCTTCCCCGATGACGCGTTCGAGCAAAAATCCGAGGAGTTTCTCGCTGAACTGGCCAAGCAGAGCGCGCAAGCGATGCGGCTGACCAAGCAGATCCTGTATCAAATTGATGGCATGGGATTCGAGGCGGCGATGCAGGCGGCGGTAGAGGTGAATGTCCTGGCGCGATTGACGGAGGATTTCGCGCGCGGCATAACGGAGTTCTTGCGAAAGTGAGCGCGCGCGAGCGGGACGCGTTGCCTTCGATCGGAGCGGCTCCCGCGATGGGTCTCATGAGAAATCGCGAGGCGATCGAACGGCCATTGGCGCTCGTCATCGCGGCGGATCCGATCGAAGGTGAGCGGCTCTGTGCTCGCCTGCAGCAGCTCGGATTCTCGGCGACATGGGGGGACGTCGAAGCGAGCCGAACGGAAGAGCTGGAGCTTCTGCTCTCGAACGCGCGCATCGTTCTCGTGGATGGACGCGCGGCTTCTGATCGCGTTCGGTCCTGGATCGAGCGCGTGCGGAGTCAGATGACGCCCGTGCCCATCTTGCTCCATGGCCTCTCCGAGCGCGAGTGCGCATGGCACTACCTTGAAGCCGATGATGTCCTCCCGATCGAGGATGAGGCCGAATGGGCTTGTCGCGTGCGGGTCTGGGCGATGGCCAGCGCACGATGGGAACGGCTTTTGGAAGCGAAAGTCGCTGAGCGGACGGATTTGCTCGAACGCGCCCTCTCAGGACAAGGGCTGCTGCTCGATGAAGTGCGGGCTGCGCGCGCGCGTTGGGAAGCGACCTTCAACGCCATCACCGATGGCTTGATGCTCACAACACCCCGAGGGATCATCGAGCAAACGAACGAGGCGTTTGCGCGGCTTTTCGGTGTGGAGCGAGAGCAATGGTTGGGGCGATCCTGCTCCAACGTGTGGGAGCGATTGGGGCGACGTGGCCCGTGTCCTCATGAACGGGTTTTAGCTACTGGAGCGCCGTGCGAGGAGGAGGTGCATGAAGCGGAGACGGGACG from Blastocatellia bacterium encodes the following:
- a CDS encoding enoyl-CoA hydratase/isomerase family protein; the protein is MSAPVSFERILYAVEGAIARITLNRPEKRNALDPRTLEELPRAFACAEEDAAVKVIALGAAGTDFCAGLDVTTLQPTADPAVFEKMQDAERLVRLFLLMRRLPKPIVALVRGRALGGGCGLATACDVVLAAESAQFGYPEVRIGFVPAIVSVLLRRSVGEKKAAELMLSGRRITAVEAERLGLVTSVFPDDAFEQKSEEFLAELAKQSAQAMRLTKQILYQIDGMGFEAAMQAAVEVNVLARLTEDFARGITEFLRK
- a CDS encoding acetyl ornithine aminotransferase family protein translates to MDIKLPQIKTELPGPRAREIVEKDARYVSPSYTRPYPLVVRRGFGAIVEDVDGNYFLDFNAGVAVCNTGHAHPKIVEAIARQAAEFIHIASADYYYPHLVQLAEKLQQVTPGDFPKRVHFGNSGAEAIEGALKVARYATRRDKFIAFYGGFHGRTLGALSLTCSKTTQRRGFGRQLLDVTHVPYPNPLRYPYKTDGEDVGRACIRFIEEVVFKTAVPPEEVAAIVVEPIQGEGGYIVPPRSFFEGLNHLREKYGILIIADEVQSGMGRTGRMWACEHFDFVPDIMAIAKAIASGLPLGITLARADLMEWHVGAHASTFGGNPVAIAAALATFELLENGLIENARVMGERLKRGLEQVAERHPDCIADVRGLGLMIGVEIVRDRRTLAPDPELRDRIVQECFRRGLVLLGCGETAIRFSPPLVVDAEQVDFAVSAFEDAVASAKSASSARSAARSR